In Bos indicus isolate NIAB-ARS_2022 breed Sahiwal x Tharparkar chromosome 19, NIAB-ARS_B.indTharparkar_mat_pri_1.0, whole genome shotgun sequence, the following proteins share a genomic window:
- the RHBDF2 gene encoding inactive rhomboid protein 2 isoform X1: MASDDKNGERVSSVSSSRLQSRKPPNLSITIPPPETSAPSEQASMLPQESGGQRRRNPALLKSVSLQEPRGRWQEGSPEKRPGFRRQASLSQSIRKGAAQWFGVSGDWELKRQHWQRRSLHHCSVRYGRLKASCQRDLELPSQEVPSFQDTESPKPCKMPKIVDPLARGRAFRHPDEVDRPHAPHPPLTPGVLSLTSFTSVRSGYSHLPRRKRISVAHMSFQAAAALLKGRSVLEATGQRSRVVKCSFAYPSSLEEDVVDGAETFDSSFFSKEEMSSMPDDVFESPPLSASYFRGIPHSASPVSPDQIPLKESSRAPVPPTKRGKRIASKVKHFAFDRKKRHYGLGVVGNWLNRTYRRSISSTVQRQLESFDSHRPYFTYWLTFVHVIITLLVIGTYGIAPVGFAQHITTQLVLRNKGVYESVKYIQQENFWIGPSSIDLIHLGAKFSPCIRKDQQIEQLVLRERDLERDSGCCVQNDRSGCIQTQRKDCSETLATFVKWQDDTGPPMDKSDLGQKRTSGAVCNQDPRTCEEPASSGAHIWPDDITKWPICTEQAKSNRSGFPHMDCQIRGRPCCIGTKGSCEITTREYCEFMHGYFHEKATLCSQVHCLDKVCGLLPFLNPEVPDQFYRLWLSLFLHAGVIHCLVSVIFQMTILRDLEKLAGWHRISIIFILSGITGNLASALFLPYRAEVGPAGSQFGLLACLFVELFQSWQLLERPWKAFLNLSAIVLFLFICGLLPWIDNIAHIFGFLSGLLLAFAFLPYITFGTSDKYRKRALILVSLVVFAGLFASLVIWLYIYPIHWPWVEYLTCFPFTSRFCEKYELDQVLH; encoded by the exons ATGGCCTCCGATGACAAGAACGGAGAGAGGGTCTCCTCGGTGTCCAGCAGCCGCCTACAGAGCCGGAAGCCGCCcaacctgtccatcaccatccctcCGCCCGAGACCTCGGCCCCCAGCGAGCAGGCCAGCATGCTGCCCCAG gaATCCGGAGGGCAGAGGCGCAGGAACCCGGCCCTCCTGAAGAGCGTCAGCCTCCAGGAGCCACGAGGGCGATGGCAGGAGGGCAGCCCAGAGAAGCGTCCTGGCTTCCgccgccaggcctcgctgtcccaGAGCATCCGCAA GGGCGCGGCCCAGTGGTTCGGGGTCAGTGGAGACTGGGAACTGAAGCGGCAGCACTGGCAGCGCCGGAGCCTTCACCACTGCAGCGTGCGCTACGGCCGGCTCAAGGCCTCGTGCCAGCGGGACCTGGAGCTCCCCAGCCAAGAGGTGCCCTCCTTCCAGGACACTGAGTCTCCAAAGCCCTGCAAGATGCCCAAG ATTGTGGACCCCCTGGCCCGAGGACGGGCATTCCGCCACCCGGATGAGGTGGACCGGCCCCACGCCCCACACCCACCGCTGACCCCCGGGGTCctttccctcacctccttcaCCAGCGTCCGCTCCGGCTATTCCCACCTGCCCCGCCGCAAGAGGATCTCTGTGGCCCACATGAGCTTTCAAGCTGCTGCAGCCTTGCTTAAG GGGCGCTCAGTGCTAGAGGCCACAGGACAGCGGAGCCGGGTGGTCAAGTGCAGCTTTGCCTACCccagctccctggaggaggacgtggtcGACGGGGCGGAGACATTCGACTCCTCGTTTTTTAGTAAG GAAGAAATGAGCTCCATGCCCGATGACGTGTTTGAGTCGCCCCCACTCTCCGCCAGCTACTTCCGGGGGATCCCACACTCAGCCTCCCCAGTCTCTCCCGACCAGATTCCCCT GAAGGAGTCCAGCCGAGCCCCGGTGCCCCCCACCAAACGCGGCAAGCGCATCGCCTCCAAGGTGAAGCACTTTGCCTTCGACCGGAAGAAGCGGCACTACGGCCTGGGTGTGGTGGGCAACTGGCTGAACCGCACTTACCGCCGCAGCATCAGCAGCACGGTGCAGCGGCAGCTGGAGAGCTTCGACAGCCACCG GCCCTACTTCACCTACTGGCTAACCTTTGTCCACGTCATCATCACATTGCTGGTGATCGGCACGTACGGCATCGCGCCCGTGGGCTTCGCCCAGCACATCACCACCCAGCTG GTGCTCAGGAACAAAGGTGTGTATGAGAGCGTGAAGTACATCCAGCAGGAGAACTTTTGGATTGGCCCCAGCTCG ATCGACTTGATCCACCTGGGAGCCAAGTTCTCACCTTGCATCCGGAAGGACCAACAGATCGAGCAGCTCGTGCTGCGGGAGCGAGACCTGGAGCGGGACTCGGGCTGCTGTGTCCAAAACGACCGTTCAGGCTGCATCCAGACACAGAGGAAGGACTGCTCG GAGACTCTGGCCACTTTCGTCAAGTGGCAGGATGATACAGGGCCCCCCATGGACAAGTCTGATCTGGGCCAGAAGCGGACTTCTGGGGCCGTGTGCAACCAAGACCCCAG AACCTGTGAGGAGCCGGCCTCTAGTGGTGCCCACATCTGGCCCGACGACATCACCAAGTGGCCG ATCTGCACGGAGCAGGCCAAGAGTAACCGCTCGGGCTTCCCGCACATGGACTGCCAGATCCGGGGCCGTCCCTGCTGCATCGGCACCAAGGGCAG CTGTGAGATCACCACGCGCGAATACTGTGAGTTCATGCACGGCTATTTCCACGAGAAGGCCACACTCTGCTCCCAG GTGCACTGCTTGGACAAGGTGTGTGGACTGCTGCCCTTCCTCAACCCCGAGGTCCCCGATCAGTTCTATAGGCTCTGGCTGTCTCTGTTCCTCCACGCTGG CGTCATCCACTGCCTCGTGTCTGTGATCTTCCAAATGACCATCCTGCGTGACCTGGAGAAGCTGGCTGGCTGGCACCGCATCTCCATTATCTTCATTCTCAGCGGCATCACTGGCAACCTCGCCAGCGCCCTCTTCCTTCCATACCGGGCAGAG GTGGGCCCTGCAGGGTCGCAGTTCGGCCTCCTGGCCTGCCTCTTCGTGGAGCTCTTCCAGAGCTGGCAGCTGCTGGAGCGGCCCTGGAAGGCCTTCCTGAACCTGTCGGCCATCGTGCTGTTCCTCTTCATCTGCGGCCTCCTGCCCTGGATCGACAACATCGCCCACATCTTCGGCTTCCTCAGCGGGCTGCTGCTGGCCTTCGCCTTCCTGCCCTACATCACCTTCGGCACGAGCGACAAGTACCGCAAGCGCGCCCTCATCCTGGTGTCGCTGGTGGTCTTCGCCGGCCTCTTTGCCTCGCTGGTCATCTGGCTGTACATCTACCCCATCCACTGGCCCTGGGTCGAGTACCTCACCTGCTTCCCCTTCACCAGCCGCTTCTGCGAGAAGTATGAGTTGGACCAGGTGCTACACTGA
- the RHBDF2 gene encoding inactive rhomboid protein 2 isoform X2, which yields MASDDKNGERVSSVSSSRLQSRKPPNLSITIPPPETSAPSEQASMLPQESGGQRRRNPALLKSVSLQEPRGRWQEGSPEKRPGFRRQASLSQSIRKGAAQWFGVSGDWELKRQHWQRRSLHHCSVRYGRLKASCQRDLELPSQEVPSFQDTESPKPCKMPKIVDPLARGRAFRHPDEVDRPHAPHPPLTPGVLSLTSFTSVRSGYSHLPRRKRISVAHMSFQAAAALLKGRSVLEATGQRSRVVKCSFAYPSSLEEDVVDGAETFDSSFFKMSSMPDDVFESPPLSASYFRGIPHSASPVSPDQIPLKESSRAPVPPTKRGKRIASKVKHFAFDRKKRHYGLGVVGNWLNRTYRRSISSTVQRQLESFDSHRPYFTYWLTFVHVIITLLVIGTYGIAPVGFAQHITTQLVLRNKGVYESVKYIQQENFWIGPSSIDLIHLGAKFSPCIRKDQQIEQLVLRERDLERDSGCCVQNDRSGCIQTQRKDCSETLATFVKWQDDTGPPMDKSDLGQKRTSGAVCNQDPRTCEEPASSGAHIWPDDITKWPICTEQAKSNRSGFPHMDCQIRGRPCCIGTKGSCEITTREYCEFMHGYFHEKATLCSQVHCLDKVCGLLPFLNPEVPDQFYRLWLSLFLHAGVIHCLVSVIFQMTILRDLEKLAGWHRISIIFILSGITGNLASALFLPYRAEVGPAGSQFGLLACLFVELFQSWQLLERPWKAFLNLSAIVLFLFICGLLPWIDNIAHIFGFLSGLLLAFAFLPYITFGTSDKYRKRALILVSLVVFAGLFASLVIWLYIYPIHWPWVEYLTCFPFTSRFCEKYELDQVLH from the exons ATGGCCTCCGATGACAAGAACGGAGAGAGGGTCTCCTCGGTGTCCAGCAGCCGCCTACAGAGCCGGAAGCCGCCcaacctgtccatcaccatccctcCGCCCGAGACCTCGGCCCCCAGCGAGCAGGCCAGCATGCTGCCCCAG gaATCCGGAGGGCAGAGGCGCAGGAACCCGGCCCTCCTGAAGAGCGTCAGCCTCCAGGAGCCACGAGGGCGATGGCAGGAGGGCAGCCCAGAGAAGCGTCCTGGCTTCCgccgccaggcctcgctgtcccaGAGCATCCGCAA GGGCGCGGCCCAGTGGTTCGGGGTCAGTGGAGACTGGGAACTGAAGCGGCAGCACTGGCAGCGCCGGAGCCTTCACCACTGCAGCGTGCGCTACGGCCGGCTCAAGGCCTCGTGCCAGCGGGACCTGGAGCTCCCCAGCCAAGAGGTGCCCTCCTTCCAGGACACTGAGTCTCCAAAGCCCTGCAAGATGCCCAAG ATTGTGGACCCCCTGGCCCGAGGACGGGCATTCCGCCACCCGGATGAGGTGGACCGGCCCCACGCCCCACACCCACCGCTGACCCCCGGGGTCctttccctcacctccttcaCCAGCGTCCGCTCCGGCTATTCCCACCTGCCCCGCCGCAAGAGGATCTCTGTGGCCCACATGAGCTTTCAAGCTGCTGCAGCCTTGCTTAAG GGGCGCTCAGTGCTAGAGGCCACAGGACAGCGGAGCCGGGTGGTCAAGTGCAGCTTTGCCTACCccagctccctggaggaggacgtggtcGACGGGGCGGAGACATTCGACTCCTCGTTTTTTA AAATGAGCTCCATGCCCGATGACGTGTTTGAGTCGCCCCCACTCTCCGCCAGCTACTTCCGGGGGATCCCACACTCAGCCTCCCCAGTCTCTCCCGACCAGATTCCCCT GAAGGAGTCCAGCCGAGCCCCGGTGCCCCCCACCAAACGCGGCAAGCGCATCGCCTCCAAGGTGAAGCACTTTGCCTTCGACCGGAAGAAGCGGCACTACGGCCTGGGTGTGGTGGGCAACTGGCTGAACCGCACTTACCGCCGCAGCATCAGCAGCACGGTGCAGCGGCAGCTGGAGAGCTTCGACAGCCACCG GCCCTACTTCACCTACTGGCTAACCTTTGTCCACGTCATCATCACATTGCTGGTGATCGGCACGTACGGCATCGCGCCCGTGGGCTTCGCCCAGCACATCACCACCCAGCTG GTGCTCAGGAACAAAGGTGTGTATGAGAGCGTGAAGTACATCCAGCAGGAGAACTTTTGGATTGGCCCCAGCTCG ATCGACTTGATCCACCTGGGAGCCAAGTTCTCACCTTGCATCCGGAAGGACCAACAGATCGAGCAGCTCGTGCTGCGGGAGCGAGACCTGGAGCGGGACTCGGGCTGCTGTGTCCAAAACGACCGTTCAGGCTGCATCCAGACACAGAGGAAGGACTGCTCG GAGACTCTGGCCACTTTCGTCAAGTGGCAGGATGATACAGGGCCCCCCATGGACAAGTCTGATCTGGGCCAGAAGCGGACTTCTGGGGCCGTGTGCAACCAAGACCCCAG AACCTGTGAGGAGCCGGCCTCTAGTGGTGCCCACATCTGGCCCGACGACATCACCAAGTGGCCG ATCTGCACGGAGCAGGCCAAGAGTAACCGCTCGGGCTTCCCGCACATGGACTGCCAGATCCGGGGCCGTCCCTGCTGCATCGGCACCAAGGGCAG CTGTGAGATCACCACGCGCGAATACTGTGAGTTCATGCACGGCTATTTCCACGAGAAGGCCACACTCTGCTCCCAG GTGCACTGCTTGGACAAGGTGTGTGGACTGCTGCCCTTCCTCAACCCCGAGGTCCCCGATCAGTTCTATAGGCTCTGGCTGTCTCTGTTCCTCCACGCTGG CGTCATCCACTGCCTCGTGTCTGTGATCTTCCAAATGACCATCCTGCGTGACCTGGAGAAGCTGGCTGGCTGGCACCGCATCTCCATTATCTTCATTCTCAGCGGCATCACTGGCAACCTCGCCAGCGCCCTCTTCCTTCCATACCGGGCAGAG GTGGGCCCTGCAGGGTCGCAGTTCGGCCTCCTGGCCTGCCTCTTCGTGGAGCTCTTCCAGAGCTGGCAGCTGCTGGAGCGGCCCTGGAAGGCCTTCCTGAACCTGTCGGCCATCGTGCTGTTCCTCTTCATCTGCGGCCTCCTGCCCTGGATCGACAACATCGCCCACATCTTCGGCTTCCTCAGCGGGCTGCTGCTGGCCTTCGCCTTCCTGCCCTACATCACCTTCGGCACGAGCGACAAGTACCGCAAGCGCGCCCTCATCCTGGTGTCGCTGGTGGTCTTCGCCGGCCTCTTTGCCTCGCTGGTCATCTGGCTGTACATCTACCCCATCCACTGGCCCTGGGTCGAGTACCTCACCTGCTTCCCCTTCACCAGCCGCTTCTGCGAGAAGTATGAGTTGGACCAGGTGCTACACTGA
- the LOC109573499 gene encoding serotonin N-acetyltransferase-like yields MSTPSIHCLKPSPLHLPSGIPGSPGRQRRHTLPANEFRCLTPEDAAGVFEIEREAFISVSGNCPLNLDEVQHFLTLCPELSLGWFMEGRPVAFIIGSLWDEERLTQESLTLHRPGGRTAHLHALAVHRSFRQQGKGSVLLWRYLQHAGGQPAVRRAVLMCEDALVPFYQRFGFHPAGPCAVVVGSLTFTEMHCSLRGHAALRRNSDR; encoded by the exons ATGTCCACGCCGAGCATCCACTGCCTGAAACCCTCACCTCTGCACCTGCCGTCTGGGATCCCAGGGTCCCCAGGCCGCCAGCGGCGCCACACACTCCCCGCCAACGAGTTCCGCTGCCTCACCCCAGAGGACGCTGCCGGCGTGTTTGAGATTGAGCGAGAGG CCTTCATCTCTGTCTCCGGCAACTGCCCCCTGAATCTGGACGAGGTCCAGCACTTCCTGACCCTGTGTCCCGAGCTGTCCCTGGGCTGGTTCATGGAGGGCCGCCCCGTGGCCTTCATCATCGGCTCCCTGTGGGACGAGGAGAGACTTACTCAG GAGTCGCTGACGCTGCACAGGCCCGGGGGCCGCACGGCCCACCTGCACGCGCTGGCCGTGCACCGCAGCTTCCGGCAGCAGGGCAAGGGCTCCGTGCTGCTGTGGCGCTACCTGCAGCACGCGGGCGGCCAGCCGGCCGTGCGCCGGGCCGTGCTCATGTGCGAGGACGCGCTGGTGCCCTTCTACCAGAGGTTCGGCTTCCATCCCGCGGGCCCGTGTGCCGTCGTCGTGGGCTCACTGACCTTCACGGAGATGCACTGCTCCCTGCGGGGCCACGCCGCCCTGCGCCGGAACAGTGACCGCTGA